The following proteins are encoded in a genomic region of Sorangiineae bacterium MSr12523:
- a CDS encoding DUF4091 domain-containing protein — translation MKRAACIAVCAAMAWSSTAHAARVTVLDDGEKVARDAMHPLPESVWPSAIELFALRDETVAFQVVVEPDGEVLEHVRTTLEPFSPALAGVRVDLFEERFVEIQRASYNERSPGSLAFTPEAAPAAGAYVGFFADALVPGDETHAGPTARGAVWVDIHVPPGAPPGVYTSVLRVRAGDRTLAERSVSLRVADAVLPYPGPAAITTFYDSTTLKKRMGDRRAERSLRQTLHAHRLSAIHDVTTADALAGLDEEALSGKMYTEAAGYAGPGVGVGEGILAIGAYGMLGEPDAAKAAEVGRIAARVRSMAEATEVFVYAVDENCKSSRGVRWMDLLRAVPEARGVRVGVTCSEDPRDQAADLVMMLAERYDPKVAEKARARGKRVWVYNGQRPFAGPMMLDVPATDLRANAWIAARYGVVHWFYWESTFWLDSNRGGRGGERGFDPFVVSETFHNADGDHANGDGILVYPGTQAAPGMRDDGKPIVYPSVRLKNLRRGAEDAGYIQLARAVDAVTTDAIVGDVVARGLAEAKAKPAWPERGSAWLAARKELLEVIERKHPPRKPRTERVARWFGCTKCGMAGAPDSFSFGSFVVGVAWVTLAIARRAGSRRDAATRD, via the coding sequence ATGAAGCGCGCGGCTTGCATCGCGGTGTGTGCGGCGATGGCCTGGTCGTCGACGGCGCATGCGGCGCGGGTGACGGTGCTCGACGATGGCGAGAAGGTCGCGCGGGACGCGATGCACCCGCTGCCCGAGAGCGTGTGGCCCTCGGCGATCGAGCTTTTCGCGCTGCGGGACGAGACGGTGGCGTTTCAAGTCGTCGTGGAGCCCGACGGCGAGGTGCTGGAGCACGTGCGCACCACGCTCGAGCCCTTTTCGCCGGCGCTCGCTGGCGTGCGGGTCGACCTGTTCGAAGAGCGTTTCGTGGAGATCCAGCGCGCGAGTTACAACGAGCGCTCTCCAGGTTCGCTGGCCTTCACGCCGGAGGCCGCGCCCGCGGCGGGCGCATACGTGGGCTTTTTCGCCGATGCGCTGGTGCCGGGCGACGAGACCCATGCCGGTCCCACCGCGCGCGGTGCCGTGTGGGTGGACATTCACGTGCCGCCGGGCGCACCGCCGGGCGTGTACACCAGCGTTCTTCGCGTTCGGGCGGGGGATCGCACCTTGGCCGAACGAAGCGTTTCACTGCGGGTGGCCGATGCGGTGCTGCCTTATCCCGGGCCTGCCGCGATCACGACATTTTACGATTCGACGACCTTGAAGAAGAGAATGGGCGATCGCCGGGCGGAGCGGTCGCTTCGGCAGACCTTGCACGCGCACCGCCTGAGTGCGATCCACGATGTGACGACGGCCGATGCCCTCGCCGGTTTGGATGAGGAGGCGCTCAGCGGCAAAATGTACACGGAGGCCGCCGGCTACGCGGGGCCCGGCGTCGGGGTGGGTGAGGGGATCTTGGCCATTGGTGCCTACGGGATGCTCGGCGAGCCCGATGCGGCGAAGGCGGCGGAGGTCGGTCGCATCGCTGCGCGCGTTCGCAGTATGGCGGAGGCGACGGAGGTGTTCGTCTACGCCGTCGACGAAAATTGCAAGAGCTCCCGCGGCGTGCGCTGGATGGATCTGCTCCGTGCCGTTCCCGAAGCCCGCGGGGTGCGCGTCGGGGTGACCTGCAGCGAGGATCCGCGCGATCAAGCCGCGGATCTCGTCATGATGCTGGCCGAACGCTACGACCCGAAGGTCGCCGAGAAAGCGCGCGCCCGCGGCAAGCGCGTCTGGGTCTACAATGGCCAGCGTCCCTTCGCGGGGCCGATGATGCTCGACGTCCCCGCGACCGATCTGCGCGCGAATGCCTGGATCGCGGCGCGCTATGGCGTTGTGCACTGGTTCTACTGGGAATCCACGTTCTGGCTGGATTCCAACCGCGGGGGCCGTGGCGGTGAGCGCGGGTTCGACCCGTTCGTCGTCAGCGAAACGTTCCACAATGCGGACGGCGATCACGCGAACGGCGATGGGATCCTCGTCTATCCCGGCACGCAGGCTGCTCCCGGGATGCGCGACGATGGAAAGCCCATCGTGTACCCGTCGGTTCGACTGAAGAACCTGCGCCGCGGGGCAGAAGACGCGGGTTACATCCAGCTTGCGCGGGCGGTCGATGCTGTGACCACCGACGCCATCGTCGGGGACGTGGTCGCGCGCGGCTTGGCCGAGGCAAAGGCCAAACCGGCATGGCCGGAGCGCGGGAGCGCATGGCTTGCGGCACGCAAGGAGTTGCTCGAGGTGATCGAGCGCAAGCATCCGCCGCGAAAGCCGCGAACGGAGCGGGTGGCGCGTTGGTTCGGGTGTACGAAGTGCGGAATGGCTGGAGCGCCCGATTCCTTCTCATTCGGCTCGTTCGTCGTTGGGGTTGCGTGGGTTACGCTGGCCATCGCACGGCGTGCAGGTTCACGTCGAGACGCGGCGACACGCGACTGA
- a CDS encoding pyridoxal-phosphate dependent enzyme produces the protein MELNPNYPTPVEHLPRLSRVQPGHTGHEPCDLWVKREDLTHPAYGGNKVRKLERILADARARGLGRRIVTVGAAGSHQVLATALFGREAGFEVEAVLLPQPRSDHAVENLRASLALGVRAFPVGSYAAAPFAIVRRLWAGEPALYLPVGGSNRLGTLGYVDAAREVAKQVRDGVLPEPDLAVVTLGSGGTAAGLAVGFAQEGMKTRVVGVAVAAPVWGVELAARWLTFRCGRRLVPLEIERRYLGRGYGHRTAEGEHATMLAAASGLTLDPTYTAKAFAAALDRVAEGRYRHVLYVHTLSSAPLSALLEGAPSEQDLPPELARLFQ, from the coding sequence ATGGAACTTAACCCGAATTACCCCACCCCCGTCGAGCACCTCCCGCGCCTGAGTCGGGTTCAGCCCGGTCACACGGGTCACGAACCGTGTGACCTCTGGGTGAAACGCGAAGACCTTACGCACCCGGCCTACGGTGGCAACAAAGTTCGAAAGCTGGAGCGGATCCTCGCGGATGCACGCGCGCGTGGCCTGGGGCGGCGCATCGTGACGGTGGGCGCCGCCGGCAGCCACCAAGTGCTGGCCACCGCCCTTTTTGGACGCGAGGCCGGCTTCGAGGTGGAAGCTGTGCTTCTGCCTCAGCCGCGCTCCGACCACGCGGTGGAGAATCTGCGCGCGTCGCTGGCTCTCGGCGTTCGGGCTTTTCCCGTCGGTTCGTATGCGGCGGCGCCCTTCGCCATCGTGCGGCGGCTTTGGGCCGGGGAGCCGGCGCTCTATCTGCCGGTGGGTGGGTCGAACCGCCTCGGGACCCTGGGCTACGTGGACGCGGCGCGGGAAGTGGCGAAACAGGTTCGAGATGGGGTGTTGCCCGAGCCCGACCTGGCGGTGGTGACCTTGGGATCGGGGGGCACGGCGGCGGGACTGGCCGTGGGATTTGCACAAGAGGGGATGAAGACGCGCGTGGTGGGGGTGGCCGTGGCGGCGCCGGTGTGGGGAGTAGAACTTGCGGCCCGCTGGCTAACGTTTCGGTGTGGGCGCCGGCTGGTGCCGTTGGAAATCGAGCGCCGCTACCTGGGGCGGGGTTACGGGCATCGGACCGCGGAGGGAGAGCATGCCACGATGCTGGCCGCCGCCTCGGGGTTGACGCTGGATCCGACGTACACCGCGAAGGCGTTCGCCGCCGCGTTGGATCGGGTGGCGGAGGGTCGCTATCGGCATGTCCTCTACGTGCACACGCTGTCGAGCGCACCGCTTTCGGCGCTGCTCGAGGGGGCGCCTTCGGAGCAGGATCTGCCGCCCGAGTTGGCTCGGCTCTTTCAATGA
- a CDS encoding P-II family nitrogen regulator: protein MKKIEAIIKPFKLDEVKDALSEVGVQGMTVTEVKGFGRTGGKKEVYRGSAYVVDFVPKVKIEVVVPDELVHDVIDAVEKSAKTGRIGDGKIFITPVEEAVRIRTGERGKEAI from the coding sequence GTGAAGAAGATTGAAGCCATCATCAAACCGTTCAAGCTCGACGAGGTCAAAGACGCGTTGAGTGAAGTCGGCGTGCAAGGGATGACGGTGACCGAAGTCAAGGGCTTCGGGCGCACCGGCGGCAAAAAAGAAGTGTATCGCGGTTCGGCCTACGTGGTCGACTTCGTCCCCAAGGTCAAAATCGAGGTCGTCGTTCCGGACGAGCTCGTACACGACGTGATCGACGCCGTCGAGAAATCCGCGAAAACGGGCCGGATCGGTGATGGAAAAATCTTCATCACGCCGGTCGAAGAAGCGGTGCGCATCCGCACCGGTGAACGCGGCAAAGAAGCGATCTAG
- the glnA gene encoding type I glutamate--ammonia ligase, translating into MNPKEVIELAKNHDVKFVDLKFVDFPGVWQHTTLPARRLDESLFEDGIGFDGSSIRGWQPINASDMLIIPDPETARIDPFYQASTLHLVCSVYDPITKQPYSRDPRHIAKKAEAYLRQTGIADTCFMGPEAEFFVFDDVRFDHSQPNAGFYYLDSIEGAWNSGREEFPNLGYKVRHKEGYFPVPPTDTLANLRNEMMTTLMETGVEIEVGHHEVASGGQCELGVKFARLLSSADQLLWFKYVIKNVARKNGKTATFMPKPLFGDNGSGMHVHQSLWKEGKPLFGGDGYAGLSENALYYIGGIIKHARSIAALTNPTTNSYRRLVPGFEAPVNLAYSSRNRSASVRIPITGPSPKTRRIEVRFPDPSCNPYLAFSAMMMAGLDGIQNKINPGDPLDKDIYALSPEELKDIPHMPGSLEDALDALEKDHEFLLRGDVFTRDAITEWLDYKRTRELNPIRMRPTPHEFFLYFDI; encoded by the coding sequence ATGAATCCCAAGGAAGTCATTGAGCTTGCCAAAAACCACGACGTCAAATTCGTCGACTTGAAGTTCGTCGACTTTCCGGGGGTGTGGCAGCACACGACTCTCCCAGCGCGTCGTCTGGACGAATCGCTCTTCGAGGACGGCATCGGCTTCGACGGCTCGTCGATCCGCGGATGGCAGCCGATCAACGCATCGGACATGCTCATCATCCCGGACCCCGAAACGGCGCGCATCGATCCGTTCTACCAGGCGTCGACGCTGCACCTGGTGTGCTCGGTTTACGACCCCATCACGAAGCAGCCCTACTCGCGCGACCCGCGTCACATCGCGAAGAAGGCCGAGGCGTACCTGCGTCAGACGGGCATCGCCGACACCTGCTTCATGGGTCCCGAGGCCGAGTTCTTCGTCTTCGACGACGTTCGCTTCGACCACTCGCAGCCGAACGCCGGCTTCTACTACCTCGACAGCATCGAGGGCGCGTGGAACTCGGGTCGCGAGGAGTTCCCGAACCTTGGCTACAAGGTGCGCCACAAGGAAGGCTACTTCCCGGTCCCACCGACCGACACGCTGGCGAACCTCCGCAACGAGATGATGACCACGTTGATGGAGACCGGCGTCGAGATCGAGGTCGGCCACCACGAGGTGGCGAGCGGTGGTCAGTGTGAGCTTGGCGTGAAGTTCGCCCGCCTGCTCTCCAGCGCCGACCAGCTCCTCTGGTTCAAGTACGTCATCAAGAACGTGGCGCGCAAGAACGGCAAGACGGCGACATTCATGCCGAAGCCGCTCTTCGGCGACAACGGCTCGGGCATGCACGTGCACCAGTCGCTGTGGAAGGAAGGCAAGCCGCTCTTCGGTGGCGACGGCTACGCCGGCCTCAGCGAGAACGCCCTCTACTACATCGGCGGCATCATCAAGCACGCGCGCTCGATCGCCGCGCTCACCAACCCGACGACGAACTCGTACCGCCGCTTGGTGCCGGGCTTCGAGGCGCCGGTCAACCTGGCCTACTCGAGCCGCAACCGCTCCGCGTCGGTGCGTATCCCCATCACGGGCCCGTCGCCGAAGACCCGCCGCATCGAGGTGCGCTTCCCCGACCCGAGCTGCAACCCGTACCTCGCCTTCAGCGCGATGATGATGGCCGGTCTCGACGGCATCCAGAACAAGATCAACCCCGGCGATCCGCTCGACAAGGACATCTACGCCCTGTCGCCCGAGGAGCTGAAGGACATCCCGCACATGCCGGGAAGCCTGGAAGACGCCCTCGACGCGCTCGAGAAGGACCACGAGTTCCTCCTCCGCGGCGACGTCTTCACGCGCGACGCCATCACCGAGTGGCTCGACTACAAGCGCACGCGGGAGCTCAACCCGATCCGCATGCGCCCGACGCCGCACGAGTTCTTCCTCTACTTCGACATTTGA
- a CDS encoding alpha/beta hydrolase encodes MRTVFVALLACTLGACASSPAPAPAPAAPTPATTSSVASSDPVDDGIDYGFPVKRQPIDIEGQHVSMAYMDVAPSGAPNGRTIVLLHGKNFSGFYFRRVIEAFRGEGYRVVVPDQVGFGKSSRPDIAYSFHGLAHNTKQLLDALGIQRAVILGHSMGGMLAMRFALLYPEKVSELVLEDPIGLEDYRTFVPYTTMDQKLKVELSANPDSVRKYFQNSYFREWKPEYEVLVDTAARYTRLSNFPQAAKVSALTSEMIYLQPVYYEFDRIRVPTLLIVGTADRTIVGKNLLKPEVVAEHGRYDRLGKETAAKIPGSKLVELPGIGHIPHIEVEERFLTEVRSFLASKR; translated from the coding sequence ATGCGCACCGTATTCGTCGCCTTGCTCGCATGCACCTTGGGTGCGTGCGCCTCGTCTCCCGCTCCCGCTCCCGCTCCGGCTGCACCCACGCCCGCAACGACGTCGTCCGTCGCGAGCTCCGATCCGGTGGACGATGGCATCGACTACGGTTTTCCGGTGAAGCGGCAGCCCATCGACATCGAAGGCCAGCATGTATCCATGGCCTACATGGATGTCGCGCCTTCGGGGGCACCCAACGGGCGCACCATCGTGCTCTTGCACGGGAAGAACTTCAGCGGCTTCTACTTCCGCCGGGTCATCGAGGCCTTCCGCGGCGAGGGCTACCGGGTCGTGGTTCCGGACCAAGTGGGCTTCGGAAAGTCCTCGCGGCCCGACATCGCTTACAGCTTCCACGGGTTGGCACACAACACGAAGCAGCTGCTCGATGCCCTGGGCATCCAGCGCGCCGTCATCTTGGGCCACTCGATGGGCGGCATGCTGGCCATGCGCTTCGCGCTGCTCTACCCGGAGAAGGTCAGCGAACTCGTTCTCGAGGATCCCATCGGGCTCGAGGACTACCGCACCTTCGTGCCGTACACGACGATGGATCAGAAGCTCAAGGTCGAGCTCTCCGCCAATCCCGATAGCGTCCGCAAGTACTTCCAGAACTCGTACTTCCGGGAGTGGAAACCCGAGTACGAAGTGCTCGTCGACACGGCGGCGCGTTACACCAGGCTGTCCAACTTCCCGCAGGCGGCGAAGGTTTCCGCGCTCACCAGCGAGATGATCTACTTGCAGCCCGTCTACTACGAGTTCGACCGCATCCGCGTGCCCACCCTGCTCATCGTGGGCACGGCCGATCGCACCATCGTGGGGAAGAACCTCCTCAAGCCCGAGGTCGTCGCCGAACATGGGCGCTACGATCGGCTTGGGAAGGAGACGGCAGCAAAAATCCCCGGGAGCAAGCTCGTGGAGCTCCCGGGGATCGGTCACATCCCGCACATCGAGGTGGAAGAGCGCTTCCTCACGGAGGTGCGCTCGTTCCTGGCCTCGAAGCGTTAA
- a CDS encoding GNAT family N-acetyltransferase — translation MSDLSIRRAVAADAPLILEFVKDLALYEREPNAVIATVEDFLRDGFGDEPLFHVFIADVRQNEGETVKPAGFALYFYQYTTWRGRPVLYLEDLFVRPEFRGLGVGRVLLRELAREAVARKCAGVKWLVLDWNVDAIAFYERLGARILKEWQTVRIDGDAMIALAEGT, via the coding sequence ATGTCCGACCTTTCGATCCGACGTGCGGTCGCCGCCGACGCGCCTTTGATTCTGGAGTTCGTGAAGGACCTCGCGCTGTACGAGCGCGAACCCAACGCGGTCATCGCAACGGTGGAAGATTTCCTTCGCGACGGATTCGGTGACGAGCCGCTGTTCCACGTGTTCATCGCCGACGTGCGACAGAACGAAGGCGAGACGGTGAAGCCTGCGGGGTTCGCGTTGTACTTCTACCAGTACACGACGTGGCGGGGACGCCCCGTGCTCTACTTGGAAGATCTTTTCGTGCGTCCCGAGTTTCGCGGCTTGGGGGTGGGACGCGTGCTGCTTCGCGAATTGGCGCGTGAGGCTGTCGCCCGAAAGTGTGCTGGCGTGAAGTGGCTCGTGCTCGATTGGAACGTCGATGCGATTGCTTTTTACGAGCGCCTCGGTGCGCGCATCCTCAAGGAATGGCAAACCGTACGAATCGATGGCGATGCGATGATCGCTCTCGCGGAGGGAACGTGA
- a CDS encoding NADP-dependent malic enzyme, translating to MEDGHNYDEESVLLHDKLHGKLSVASKVPLTSRRDLSLAYTPGVAQVCLEIAKDPGRVHSLTLKHNSVAVVSDGSAILGIGNLGAHAAIPVMEGKAVLFKEFANVDAFPICLNTQKTEEIINAVRVIAPVFGGINLEDISSPRCFEVEDGLKDIGIPVFHDDQHGTAIVVLAALMNALRFTDKDLSKCRVVFNGSGASALACARLLIVAGERKLLPKLGDLIMVDSKGILDRNRADLHSHKRELAEAGNVENRTGTLSDAMVGADVFIGLSTGNCVTAQMVRSMNKGPIVFPMANPTPEILPDLAHEAGASIVGTGRSDYPNQINNVLAFPGIFRGALDSSAITINDEMKIEAARALSSYVKEVGPERILPDALDRKVAYHVADAVAAAAKRTGVCRP from the coding sequence ATGGAAGACGGTCACAATTACGACGAAGAATCAGTCCTCCTCCACGACAAGCTGCATGGCAAACTGAGTGTCGCCAGCAAAGTCCCCCTGACGTCGCGTCGGGACTTGAGCCTCGCGTACACGCCGGGTGTCGCGCAAGTATGCCTCGAGATCGCGAAGGATCCCGGGCGTGTCCACTCTCTGACCCTCAAGCACAATTCGGTCGCCGTGGTGAGCGATGGCTCGGCGATCTTGGGTATCGGCAACCTAGGCGCGCACGCTGCCATCCCCGTGATGGAAGGCAAGGCGGTACTCTTCAAGGAGTTCGCCAACGTCGACGCTTTCCCCATCTGCCTCAACACACAGAAGACGGAGGAGATCATCAACGCGGTGCGTGTCATCGCGCCCGTGTTCGGCGGCATCAATCTGGAAGACATCTCCTCGCCACGCTGCTTCGAGGTGGAGGATGGCCTCAAGGACATCGGCATCCCCGTCTTTCACGACGACCAACATGGCACGGCCATCGTCGTGCTCGCGGCGCTCATGAACGCCTTGCGCTTCACCGACAAGGACCTCTCGAAGTGCCGCGTGGTCTTCAACGGCAGCGGTGCATCGGCCCTGGCATGTGCGCGCTTGCTCATCGTTGCCGGCGAGCGCAAACTGTTGCCCAAGTTGGGTGACCTCATCATGGTCGACTCCAAGGGCATCCTGGACCGGAACCGCGCGGATTTGCATTCGCACAAGCGCGAGCTCGCCGAAGCGGGCAACGTCGAGAACCGCACCGGCACCCTCAGCGATGCCATGGTCGGCGCCGACGTGTTCATCGGCCTATCCACCGGCAACTGCGTCACCGCGCAAATGGTCCGCAGCATGAACAAGGGCCCCATCGTCTTTCCGATGGCCAACCCCACGCCGGAAATCTTGCCGGACTTGGCGCACGAAGCCGGCGCGTCGATCGTCGGAACGGGACGCAGCGACTACCCGAACCAGATCAACAACGTGCTCGCGTTCCCCGGCATCTTCCGCGGGGCACTCGACTCGAGCGCCATCACCATCAACGACGAGATGAAGATCGAGGCTGCACGCGCACTCTCCTCGTACGTGAAGGAGGTCGGCCCGGAGAGGATCCTGCCCGACGCGCTCGATCGCAAGGTCGCATACCACGTGGCCGATGCAGTGGCCGCCGCCGCGAAGCGTACGGGTGTCTGCCGACCATGA